The Lycium ferocissimum isolate CSIRO_LF1 chromosome 1, AGI_CSIRO_Lferr_CH_V1, whole genome shotgun sequence genome includes a region encoding these proteins:
- the LOC132031004 gene encoding uncharacterized protein LOC132031004 isoform X2 yields MPPFPGSSSSNPQNASGFSSAEADWMQNNMRNSIPEKYFDVHPGEELIDNLVKEVMSKPWLPLPLGLKPPPIDTILHELQPINGLHYRC; encoded by the exons ATGCCTCCTTTTCCTGGATCTAGCTCATCGAATCCTCAG AATGCATCTGGATTTTCTAGTGCTGAAGCGGATTGGATGCAGAACAATATGAGAAATAGCATTCCTGAGAAATATTTTGATGTTCACCCT GGGGAAGAGCTGATTGACAATTTAGTGAAGGAAGTAATGAGCAAGCCATGGTTACCTCTACCCTTAGGCCTAAAACCACCTCCCATCGACACAATACTACACGAGCTTCAACCAATAAATGGGCTCCATTATCGTTGCTGA
- the LOC132031004 gene encoding transcription activator GLK2-like isoform X1, with protein sequence MLQLHADVWDYPVMPPFPGSSSSNPQNASGFSSAEADWMQNNMRNSIPEKYFDVHPGEELIDNLVKEVMSKPWLPLPLGLKPPPIDTILHELQPINGLHYRC encoded by the exons ATGTTGCAGCTTCATGCTGATGTATGGGATTATCCAGTTATGCCTCCTTTTCCTGGATCTAGCTCATCGAATCCTCAG AATGCATCTGGATTTTCTAGTGCTGAAGCGGATTGGATGCAGAACAATATGAGAAATAGCATTCCTGAGAAATATTTTGATGTTCACCCT GGGGAAGAGCTGATTGACAATTTAGTGAAGGAAGTAATGAGCAAGCCATGGTTACCTCTACCCTTAGGCCTAAAACCACCTCCCATCGACACAATACTACACGAGCTTCAACCAATAAATGGGCTCCATTATCGTTGCTGA